A genomic window from Nocardioides jiangxiensis includes:
- a CDS encoding sulfate ABC transporter substrate-binding protein, with protein MSKKLTTAVAATLVGALGLTACGSSDAAGGKGTTIDLVAYSTPQTAFTSIEKAFEKTPAGKDVKFSESYGPSGDQSRAVEGGQPADFVNFSLESDVTRLVDAKLVDSDWKTQTGHDGIVADSVVVLVVRKGNPKKITGWDDLVKPGIGIVTPNPASSGGARWNTLAAYGHVLANGGTEADAKKYLTEYFKHAVSLPGSARDALTSFTSGNGDVLVSYENEAILAKQKGEDIDYIVPDQTLLIETPAAVTKDAPKAAADFRDFLFTPEAQKDFLASGYRPVIDGITGEVQGANDPANPFPTPKKLLTIAKDFGGWDAAKDKFFDEENGIVTKIQIATGTSE; from the coding sequence ATGAGCAAGAAGCTCACGACCGCAGTGGCCGCGACTCTGGTGGGAGCGCTCGGCCTGACTGCATGCGGTTCGTCGGACGCTGCCGGTGGCAAGGGCACGACCATCGACCTGGTCGCGTACTCCACGCCGCAGACGGCGTTCACCTCCATCGAGAAGGCCTTCGAGAAGACGCCGGCCGGCAAGGACGTGAAGTTCTCCGAGTCGTACGGCCCGTCCGGCGACCAGAGCCGTGCGGTCGAGGGCGGCCAGCCGGCCGACTTCGTCAACTTCTCCCTGGAGAGCGACGTCACCCGCCTCGTCGACGCCAAGCTGGTCGACTCCGACTGGAAGACCCAGACCGGCCACGACGGCATCGTCGCCGACTCCGTGGTGGTCCTCGTGGTCCGCAAGGGCAACCCGAAGAAGATCACCGGCTGGGACGACCTGGTCAAGCCCGGCATCGGCATCGTGACGCCGAACCCGGCCTCCTCCGGCGGTGCCCGCTGGAACACCCTCGCGGCCTACGGTCACGTCCTCGCCAACGGTGGCACCGAGGCCGACGCGAAGAAGTACCTCACGGAGTACTTCAAGCACGCGGTCTCGCTGCCCGGCTCGGCGCGGGACGCCCTGACGTCCTTCACCTCTGGCAACGGCGACGTCCTGGTCTCCTATGAGAACGAGGCGATCCTCGCGAAGCAGAAGGGCGAGGACATCGACTACATCGTCCCCGACCAGACGCTCCTCATCGAGACGCCGGCGGCGGTCACCAAGGACGCCCCGAAGGCGGCCGCGGACTTCCGTGACTTCCTGTTCACCCCCGAGGCCCAGAAGGACTTCCTGGCCAGCGGCTACCGCCCGGTGATCGACGGCATCACCGGCGAGGTCCAGGGCGCCAACGACCCGGCGAACCCGTTCCCGACCCCGAAGAAGCTGCTCACCATCGCGAAGGACTTCGGTGGCTGGGACGCCGCGAAGGACAAGTTCTTCGACGAGGAGAACGGCATCGTCACGAAGATCCAGATCGCGACGGGCACCTCCGAGTGA
- the cysT gene encoding sulfate ABC transporter permease subunit CysT encodes MTTATTLTPTDGVRPGRAAHKRRPARAVDALTTSSGLALGVSLVWFSLLVLIPLAAVVVQASTGGWDGFTKVLQNPQTSAALRLTVIQALGVTLLNVVMGTTIAWVLVRDRFRGAAILDVIIDIPFALPTIVAGLVLLSLYGPKSPIGVNVASTKTAVFLALAFVTLPFVVRTVQPVLEELDTDVEEAASSLGATRFYTFRRVILPSLVPAIVAGAGMAFARGIAEYGSLVLLSGNLPFKTEVASVRIISSIESGNTASAAVVATILLVIALVVIVALDLLQRRVTKRW; translated from the coding sequence GTGACCACAGCGACCACGCTGACCCCGACGGATGGGGTCCGACCCGGCCGGGCGGCGCACAAGCGCCGCCCGGCTCGGGCCGTTGATGCACTGACCACGTCGTCGGGCCTCGCGCTCGGCGTCTCGCTCGTCTGGTTCAGCCTGCTCGTGCTCATCCCGCTCGCCGCCGTCGTCGTCCAGGCGAGCACCGGCGGCTGGGACGGCTTCACCAAGGTCCTGCAGAACCCGCAGACCTCCGCCGCCCTCAGGCTCACGGTCATCCAGGCGCTCGGCGTCACCCTCCTCAACGTCGTGATGGGCACGACGATCGCGTGGGTGCTCGTCCGCGACCGCTTCCGCGGCGCAGCGATCCTCGACGTCATCATCGACATCCCGTTCGCGCTGCCGACCATCGTCGCCGGCCTCGTGCTGCTCTCGCTCTACGGCCCGAAGAGCCCGATCGGCGTCAACGTCGCCAGCACGAAGACGGCTGTCTTCCTGGCCCTTGCGTTCGTCACGCTGCCGTTCGTCGTCCGCACGGTGCAGCCGGTGCTCGAGGAGCTCGACACCGACGTCGAGGAGGCCGCGTCCTCGCTCGGGGCCACCCGCTTCTACACGTTCCGCCGGGTGATCCTGCCCAGCCTGGTTCCGGCGATCGTGGCGGGCGCCGGAATGGCGTTCGCGCGGGGCATCGCCGAGTACGGCTCGCTGGTCCTGCTGAGCGGCAACCTGCCGTTCAAGACGGAGGTCGCGTCGGTGCGGATCATCAGCTCCATCGAGAGCGGCAACACGGCTTCGGCCGCGGTCGTCGCCACGATCCTGCTGGTGATCGCGCTGGTGGTCATCGTCGCCCTGGACCTGCTGCAGAGGCGGGTGACGAAGCGATGGTGA
- a CDS encoding sulfate ABC transporter permease: MVKTPPALRWALRLLVVAYLFLLVAWPVSLVVRNTFADGFDALSHAFGDPYVVHSLKLTLIVAVSAVVINTVFGVTVSLLLVRHSFWGRRALSVLLDIPMSVSPVVVGLALVLVYSPTKGWFGQPLADAGVQVIFSTPGIVMATVFVALPLVIREVVPTLQEVGDEQEWAARSLGANGFQTFTRITLPSIRWAVIYGVVLSLARSLGEFGAVKVVSGNIVGRTQTATLIVEERYQNFDQPTAYATAFLLASAAVACIVVVALLRPKHTAS; this comes from the coding sequence ATGGTGAAGACGCCCCCCGCCCTCCGCTGGGCGCTGCGCCTGCTGGTGGTGGCGTACCTGTTCCTGCTGGTCGCGTGGCCGGTCTCGCTCGTCGTCCGCAACACCTTCGCGGACGGCTTCGACGCCCTGTCGCACGCCTTCGGTGACCCGTACGTCGTCCACTCGCTGAAGCTGACGCTGATCGTGGCCGTGAGTGCAGTGGTCATCAACACCGTCTTCGGTGTCACCGTCTCGCTCCTGCTCGTGCGCCACAGCTTCTGGGGTCGCCGGGCGCTCTCGGTGCTGCTCGACATCCCGATGTCGGTCTCGCCGGTCGTGGTCGGACTCGCGCTCGTGCTGGTCTACAGCCCCACCAAGGGCTGGTTCGGCCAGCCGCTCGCCGACGCGGGCGTCCAGGTCATCTTCTCGACTCCCGGCATCGTGATGGCGACCGTCTTCGTCGCCCTGCCGCTGGTCATCCGCGAGGTCGTCCCGACGCTCCAGGAGGTCGGCGACGAGCAGGAGTGGGCGGCCCGCAGCCTCGGGGCGAACGGCTTCCAGACCTTCACCCGGATCACCCTGCCGAGCATCCGGTGGGCGGTCATCTACGGAGTGGTGCTGTCGCTGGCCCGCTCCCTCGGCGAGTTCGGCGCGGTCAAGGTGGTCTCCGGCAACATCGTCGGCAGGACCCAGACCGCCACGCTCATCGTCGAGGAGCGCTACCAGAACTTCGACCAGCCGACGGCGTACGCCACGGCGTTCCTGCTGGCCTCGGCCGCGGTCGCCTGCATCGTCGTCGTCGCCCTCCTCCGCCCCAAGCACACGGCTTCCTGA
- a CDS encoding sulfate/molybdate ABC transporter ATP-binding protein gives MSIEITGVNKSFGDFVALENINLSLPTGQLTALLGPSGGGKSTLLRIIAGLDRADTGSVEIEGTNATHLPPQKRNVGFVFQHYAVFKHMSVAKNVAFGLEIRKKPKAEVKQRVAELLELVHLSQFADRLPSQLSGGQRQRLALARALAVEPSVLLLDEPFGALDAKVRKELRDWLRRLHDEVHVTTVFVTHDQEEALEVADEIVVINQGRVEQVGTPDELYDAPASDFVMSFLGEATTLGGQLIRPHDIELTTAPTAVGAIEGVVSRVLRVGFEVRVTVLTDAGEEVVVTLTRTSARHLGVDTGRHVWLSAAAGAVTLPSAGLPSGTPLTVA, from the coding sequence ATGAGCATCGAGATCACCGGTGTCAACAAGTCCTTCGGGGACTTCGTGGCACTCGAGAACATCAACCTGTCCCTCCCGACCGGTCAGCTGACCGCGCTTCTCGGCCCGTCCGGCGGTGGTAAGTCCACCCTGCTGCGGATCATCGCCGGCCTCGACCGCGCCGACACCGGCTCGGTCGAGATCGAGGGCACCAACGCGACCCACCTCCCGCCGCAGAAGCGCAATGTCGGCTTCGTCTTCCAGCACTACGCGGTCTTCAAGCACATGAGCGTCGCCAAGAACGTGGCGTTCGGCCTGGAGATCCGCAAGAAGCCGAAGGCCGAGGTCAAGCAGCGGGTCGCCGAGCTCCTCGAGCTCGTGCACCTGTCGCAGTTCGCCGACCGGCTGCCGTCGCAGCTCTCCGGCGGGCAGCGTCAGCGTCTCGCGCTGGCCCGTGCCCTCGCGGTGGAGCCGTCGGTGCTGCTGCTGGACGAGCCGTTCGGCGCGCTCGACGCGAAGGTCCGCAAGGAGCTCCGTGACTGGCTGCGCCGGCTGCACGACGAGGTCCACGTGACCACCGTCTTCGTCACGCACGACCAGGAGGAGGCCCTCGAGGTCGCCGACGAGATCGTCGTCATCAACCAGGGTCGCGTGGAGCAGGTCGGCACCCCCGACGAGCTGTACGACGCGCCGGCGTCCGACTTCGTCATGTCGTTCCTCGGGGAGGCGACCACCCTCGGTGGCCAGCTGATCCGCCCGCACGACATCGAGCTGACGACCGCCCCGACCGCGGTCGGGGCGATCGAGGGCGTCGTCTCCCGCGTGCTCCGCGTGGGCTTCGAGGTCCGCGTGACCGTCCTGACCGATGCAGGGGAGGAGGTCGTCGTGACGCTCACGCGGACGTCGGCCCGCCACCTCGGCGTCGACACCGGCCGCCACGTCTGGCTGAGCGCGGCCGCCGGTGCTGTCACGCTGCCGTCGGCCGGTCTCCCGTCAGGTACGCCGCTGACCGTCGCCTGA
- a CDS encoding YajQ family cyclic di-GMP-binding protein, translating to MADSSFDIVSKIDRQEVDNALGQTAKEIATRYDFRGTNAAIKWSGEYGIEIEASADDRANAILDVFKGKLVKRNQSLKIVDASEPRQSGQLSKITITLKEGISSENAKKVSKLIRDEGPKGVKAQIQGDELRVSSKSRDDLQAVQRLVTEADYDFAVQFTNYR from the coding sequence ATGGCCGACTCGTCGTTCGACATCGTCAGCAAGATCGACCGCCAGGAGGTCGACAACGCGCTCGGCCAGACGGCCAAGGAGATCGCGACGCGCTACGACTTCCGCGGCACCAACGCAGCGATCAAGTGGTCCGGCGAGTACGGCATCGAGATCGAGGCGTCCGCCGACGACCGGGCCAACGCGATCCTCGACGTCTTCAAGGGCAAGCTCGTGAAGCGCAACCAGTCGCTCAAGATCGTCGACGCCTCGGAGCCGCGCCAGTCCGGCCAGCTCTCCAAGATCACGATCACGCTCAAGGAGGGCATCTCCTCGGAGAACGCCAAGAAGGTCTCGAAGCTGATCCGCGACGAGGGCCCGAAGGGCGTCAAGGCGCAGATCCAGGGCGACGAGCTCCGCGTCTCCTCCAAGTCGCGCGACGACCTGCAGGCCGTCCAGCGCCTGGTCACCGAGGCGGACTACGACTTCGCGGTGCAGTTCACCAACTACCGCTGA
- a CDS encoding MFS transporter, with protein MHDIGRRRAWAIWAAALSAYGVAIFHRSSLGVAGLIAADRFDISASQLAAFTVLQLAVYASMQIPVGVLLDRFGSRRMILAGLALMTAGQLAFAFTDTFAAALLARAVIGAGDAMIFVSVLRLVAVWFLVRQAPMVAQLTGQMGQLGAIVAAAPLSIALHALGWTKAFAGFSAVGLVVMVAVALLVKDSPYRDAGHEATKLRALARSLRVIWSHPTTRLGMWSHFTSQFGATVFSLLWGFPFLVSGEGLSRGTASALLMLMTGWIVVAGPVLGRLVTRHPFRRSQLVLVVVAASALAWAVVLLWPGPAPLWLLVVLVCVIATGGPASMVGFELARTLAPVQAVGRANGLVNIGGFTASLLTLWLVGVVLDLREPAGPSAYDLGDFRVALSVQYVVWALGSIQILRYRRRAIAHMHRHHPDELDAMRAGTPAAHLGFTPR; from the coding sequence ATGCACGACATCGGGCGCCGGCGCGCCTGGGCGATCTGGGCCGCGGCCCTCTCGGCGTACGGCGTGGCGATCTTCCACCGCAGCTCGCTCGGCGTCGCGGGCCTGATCGCTGCCGACCGGTTCGACATCTCCGCCAGCCAGCTGGCGGCGTTCACGGTCCTCCAGCTCGCGGTCTACGCCAGCATGCAGATCCCGGTCGGTGTGCTCCTGGACCGCTTCGGCTCCCGACGGATGATCCTGGCCGGCCTGGCCCTGATGACCGCCGGGCAGCTGGCGTTCGCCTTCACGGACACGTTCGCGGCGGCGCTGCTGGCCCGGGCGGTGATCGGTGCGGGTGACGCGATGATCTTCGTCTCCGTGCTGCGGCTGGTGGCGGTCTGGTTCCTCGTCCGGCAGGCCCCGATGGTGGCGCAGCTGACCGGCCAGATGGGCCAGCTCGGCGCGATCGTGGCCGCGGCACCGCTGAGCATCGCGCTGCACGCGCTGGGATGGACGAAGGCGTTCGCGGGCTTCTCCGCCGTCGGCCTCGTCGTGATGGTCGCGGTCGCCCTCCTCGTGAAGGACTCGCCCTACCGCGACGCCGGCCACGAGGCGACCAAGCTGCGTGCCCTGGCGCGGAGCCTCCGGGTGATCTGGTCGCACCCGACGACCCGCCTCGGCATGTGGTCGCACTTCACGTCGCAGTTCGGCGCGACGGTCTTCTCGCTGCTGTGGGGCTTCCCGTTCCTGGTGTCGGGGGAGGGGCTCTCCCGTGGCACGGCCAGCGCGCTGCTGATGCTGATGACCGGCTGGATCGTCGTCGCCGGTCCCGTGCTCGGCAGGCTCGTCACGCGCCACCCCTTCCGCAGGTCGCAGCTGGTGCTCGTCGTCGTCGCGGCCAGCGCCCTCGCCTGGGCCGTCGTGCTGCTCTGGCCCGGACCCGCGCCACTCTGGCTGCTGGTCGTCCTGGTCTGCGTGATCGCGACGGGCGGACCCGCGTCGATGGTCGGCTTCGAGCTGGCCCGCACCCTCGCACCCGTCCAGGCGGTCGGCCGCGCCAACGGGCTGGTGAACATCGGCGGCTTCACGGCCTCGCTGCTGACGCTCTGGCTGGTGGGCGTCGTGCTCGACCTGCGCGAGCCGGCCGGGCCCTCGGCGTACGACCTCGGGGACTTCCGGGTCGCGCTCTCGGTGCAGTACGTCGTGTGGGCGCTCGGCAGCATCCAGATCCTGCGGTACCGGCGCCGGGCCATCGCCCACATGCACCGCCATCACCCCGACGAGCTCGACGCGATGCGGGCCGGCACCCCGGCGGCGCACCTCGGGTTCACCCCGCGCTGA
- the mptB gene encoding polyprenol phosphomannose-dependent alpha 1,6 mannosyltransferase MptB — MLLRGTTGSVLVLLGGLVIVPMPAGNPVLLALPWLRLLRHHDPHGRVLALGVVLTGLALLSWAWCSLLRTTGRLDDRAGVRLARSAVTTWSLPLVVAPPLFSRDGWSYAAQGMMTRLGISPYEHGPAVLTGPIVAAVDPQWMHTLTPYGPLPLALGSLAARVTGDPWLLVIADRLVALLGLALLAWAVPRMAAWAGTSPGWASAFVLASPLMLAHGVGGLHNDVLMVGLMAAALVVGVERSWVAGCLLGGLAAAVKVPGGLVCVPLLLASLPVGASFLRRCGRLVVGAALAGAVLVGVGLASGLGVGWVHGLSVPAVIDTPLSVPTELGDLLGRLSHHLGGPPHRRVLHSVRAVATAGSLLVVVLVALRGRTGNPRAGLRAALLLYGTLVLGLPAVQPWYLLWLLPFAAAAGMRRRTAAPVGALLVLGSLLAPLQSTFHVVYRQTVLDLVRLGMAVVVLAGCLVTVRAVRRRRPRDPGTASDGPAGGLAVGP, encoded by the coding sequence GTGCTGCTCCGTGGAACCACCGGCTCGGTGCTGGTCCTGCTCGGGGGACTGGTCATCGTGCCCATGCCCGCCGGCAACCCGGTCCTGCTCGCGCTGCCCTGGCTGCGGCTCCTGCGCCACCACGACCCGCACGGGCGCGTGCTCGCGCTCGGCGTCGTCCTGACCGGTCTGGCGCTGCTGTCGTGGGCCTGGTGCTCACTGCTGCGCACGACCGGCCGGCTCGACGACCGGGCCGGCGTCCGGCTGGCGCGCAGCGCCGTCACCACCTGGTCGCTGCCACTGGTCGTCGCGCCGCCGCTCTTCTCCCGTGACGGCTGGAGCTATGCGGCGCAGGGGATGATGACCCGGCTCGGGATCTCGCCGTACGAGCACGGGCCGGCGGTGCTGACCGGCCCGATCGTCGCGGCCGTCGATCCGCAGTGGATGCACACGCTCACCCCCTACGGGCCGTTGCCGCTGGCGCTGGGCAGCCTGGCCGCGCGGGTGACCGGCGACCCGTGGCTGCTGGTCATCGCCGACCGGCTGGTCGCCCTCCTCGGGCTGGCACTGCTGGCCTGGGCGGTGCCGCGGATGGCAGCGTGGGCGGGCACCAGCCCGGGGTGGGCGTCGGCGTTCGTGCTGGCGTCCCCGCTGATGCTCGCCCACGGCGTGGGCGGCCTGCACAACGACGTGCTGATGGTCGGCCTGATGGCGGCCGCGCTGGTGGTCGGAGTCGAGCGGAGCTGGGTCGCGGGGTGCCTGCTCGGCGGGCTCGCGGCTGCCGTGAAGGTCCCCGGGGGCCTGGTCTGCGTGCCGTTGCTGCTGGCGAGCCTGCCGGTCGGTGCGTCGTTCCTCCGCAGGTGCGGCCGGCTGGTGGTGGGCGCTGCCCTCGCCGGCGCGGTCCTGGTCGGGGTCGGCCTCGCCTCGGGGCTCGGCGTCGGCTGGGTCCACGGCCTCTCCGTGCCCGCGGTCATCGACACCCCGCTGTCGGTGCCGACCGAGCTCGGCGACCTCCTCGGCCGGCTCAGCCACCACCTCGGAGGACCGCCCCACCGGCGCGTGCTGCACAGCGTGCGCGCCGTGGCGACCGCCGGGTCGCTGCTGGTGGTCGTCCTCGTCGCCCTCCGTGGACGCACGGGGAACCCGCGTGCGGGCCTCCGCGCCGCCCTCCTCCTGTACGGCACGCTGGTGCTGGGCCTGCCCGCGGTCCAGCCCTGGTACCTGCTGTGGCTGCTGCCGTTCGCCGCCGCGGCCGGCATGCGCCGTCGTACGGCTGCCCCGGTCGGTGCGCTCCTGGTCCTCGGGAGCCTGCTCGCGCCGCTCCAGTCGACCTTCCACGTCGTGTACCGCCAGACCGTCCTCGACCTGGTGCGCCTCGGCATGGCCGTGGTCGTGCTCGCCGGTTGCCTGGTGACCGTGCGGGCCGTCCGGCGTCGGCGCCCGCGGGACCCCGGGACGGCATCGGACGGCCCGGCCGGCGGACTGGCGGTGGGACCGTGA
- the mptB gene encoding polyprenol phosphomannose-dependent alpha 1,6 mannosyltransferase MptB has translation MLTRGLAGSVLVLIGGLVVSTLPDSSFLLDSEQVVALRTHPAGRMLGLAVVLAGLGMLAAAWLSLCRSLARSDRPGGLELVRQATVLWALPLLVAPPLFSRDGWSYAAQGTMTRLGISPYEHGPGVLAGPIVEAVDPRWMETLTPYGPLPLILGDLSSRLTTNPWALVICDRVVALAGLALIAWAVPRLAAWSGVRPALASAVAIASPLMIANGVGGLHNDLLMVGLMAAALVVGIERGWLWGAVVGGLAASVKVPGGLVCIPIVLASLPAGAPLLERVKRLGLAGAVAGSVLAAVGFAWGLGLGWVSALSVPGTVYTPLSPPTFVGGIFDQIGHLVGMELEEHTFADAFRKVASLLSLVLVGAVALRWPTGSRLRALEGTALLVGGFLLTLPVVHIWYLMWVVPFLAAMRLPRAASVVFVAVSVVGGMVAPLDSSLHGAWILIIMGSMYVALATAVLMLSRFGRERVRHIAEVEWLPAVR, from the coding sequence GTGCTGACTCGTGGCCTCGCCGGTTCCGTCCTGGTCCTCATCGGAGGGCTGGTGGTGTCGACCCTGCCCGACTCCAGCTTCCTGCTCGACAGCGAGCAGGTCGTGGCGCTCCGGACCCACCCTGCCGGCCGCATGCTGGGCCTCGCCGTGGTGCTCGCCGGTCTCGGCATGCTCGCGGCGGCCTGGCTGTCGCTGTGCCGCTCGCTGGCGCGCAGCGACCGGCCAGGCGGCCTCGAGCTGGTCCGGCAGGCGACGGTGCTCTGGGCGCTGCCCCTGCTGGTCGCGCCGCCGCTGTTCTCCCGCGACGGCTGGAGCTACGCCGCACAGGGCACGATGACGCGCCTCGGCATCTCCCCCTACGAGCACGGCCCCGGGGTGCTCGCGGGGCCCATCGTGGAGGCGGTCGACCCCCGCTGGATGGAGACGCTGACGCCGTACGGCCCGCTGCCGCTGATCCTGGGCGACCTCTCCTCGCGCCTCACCACCAACCCGTGGGCGCTGGTCATCTGCGACCGGGTGGTGGCACTGGCCGGCCTCGCGCTCATCGCCTGGGCCGTGCCGCGGCTCGCGGCGTGGTCCGGTGTGCGTCCGGCCCTGGCTTCCGCGGTGGCCATCGCCTCGCCGCTGATGATCGCTAACGGCGTCGGCGGGCTCCACAACGACCTGCTCATGGTCGGGCTGATGGCCGCTGCCCTGGTCGTCGGCATCGAGCGCGGCTGGCTGTGGGGCGCGGTCGTCGGAGGTCTCGCCGCGAGCGTCAAGGTGCCCGGCGGCCTGGTCTGCATCCCGATCGTGCTCGCCTCCCTCCCCGCCGGAGCCCCGCTCCTGGAGCGGGTGAAGCGCCTCGGTCTGGCGGGCGCCGTCGCTGGATCCGTCCTCGCAGCGGTCGGCTTCGCGTGGGGGCTCGGGCTCGGCTGGGTCAGCGCCCTGTCCGTGCCGGGCACGGTCTACACGCCGCTGTCGCCGCCGACGTTCGTCGGGGGGATCTTCGACCAGATCGGCCACCTCGTCGGCATGGAGCTGGAGGAGCACACGTTCGCCGACGCCTTCCGCAAGGTCGCCTCCCTGCTGTCGCTGGTCCTGGTCGGAGCGGTCGCCCTCCGCTGGCCCACGGGCAGCCGGCTGCGGGCGCTCGAGGGCACCGCGCTCCTCGTCGGCGGTTTCCTGCTGACCTTGCCCGTCGTCCACATCTGGTACCTGATGTGGGTGGTCCCGTTCCTGGCCGCGATGCGGCTCCCGCGCGCTGCCTCGGTCGTCTTCGTCGCGGTCTCGGTCGTCGGTGGCATGGTCGCCCCGCTCGACTCCTCCCTCCACGGCGCCTGGATCCTGATCATCATGGGCTCGATGTACGTCGCGCTCGCGACGGCGGTCCTGATGCTGTCGCGCTTCGGTCGCGAGCGCGTCCGGCACATCGCCGAGGTGGAGTGGCTCCCGGCTGTTCGCTGA
- the ald gene encoding alanine dehydrogenase — translation MRVGVPKEIKNHEYRVAITPVGVTELVAHGHTVVVERGAGLGSAIPDEEYAAAGATLGSVDDAWAADMVLKVKEPVEAEYPRLREGLVLFTYLHLAADRPLTVELVERGVTAIAYETVQLPSGALPLLYPMSEVAGCLAPQVGAHALMKAQGGRGVLMGGVGGVAQAKVVILGAGVSGQNAANIALGMGADVTLIDTDLDKLRMSFWRYNNRVHGLASSRLVIEEQVREADMVIGAVLIPGAAAPKLVTNALVAQMKPGSVLVDIAIDQGGCFEDSHPTTHADPTFQVHGSIFYCVANMPGAVPRTSTYALTNVTLPYAVALADRGWQAACLADAALAKGLNTHGGALVYTPVAEAHGLDSTPLAAVLEG, via the coding sequence ATGAGGGTGGGAGTTCCCAAGGAGATCAAGAACCACGAGTACCGCGTCGCCATCACCCCGGTCGGGGTGACCGAGCTGGTCGCACACGGTCACACGGTGGTCGTCGAACGCGGTGCGGGCCTCGGCAGCGCCATCCCCGACGAGGAGTACGCCGCGGCAGGCGCGACGCTCGGCTCGGTCGACGACGCCTGGGCCGCCGACATGGTGCTCAAGGTGAAGGAGCCGGTCGAGGCGGAGTACCCGCGCCTGCGGGAGGGACTGGTGCTCTTCACCTACCTGCACCTGGCCGCCGACCGGCCGCTGACGGTCGAGCTCGTGGAGCGGGGCGTGACCGCGATCGCCTACGAGACCGTCCAGCTGCCCTCCGGCGCGCTGCCGCTGCTCTACCCGATGTCGGAGGTGGCCGGCTGCCTCGCGCCGCAGGTCGGCGCGCACGCGCTGATGAAGGCGCAGGGCGGGCGCGGGGTGCTGATGGGCGGTGTCGGTGGCGTCGCGCAGGCCAAGGTGGTGATCCTCGGTGCGGGCGTCTCGGGCCAGAACGCCGCCAACATCGCCCTCGGCATGGGAGCCGACGTCACGCTGATCGACACCGACCTGGACAAGCTCCGGATGTCGTTCTGGCGCTACAACAACCGCGTGCACGGGCTCGCCTCGTCGCGCCTGGTCATCGAGGAGCAGGTGCGCGAGGCCGACATGGTCATCGGTGCCGTGCTGATTCCCGGAGCCGCGGCCCCGAAGCTGGTCACCAACGCCCTCGTCGCGCAGATGAAGCCCGGCTCGGTGCTGGTCGACATCGCCATCGACCAGGGCGGCTGCTTCGAGGACTCCCACCCCACGACCCACGCCGACCCGACGTTCCAGGTGCACGGGTCGATCTTCTACTGCGTGGCCAACATGCCCGGGGCGGTGCCGCGCACCTCGACGTACGCGCTGACCAACGTCACCCTGCCGTACGCCGTCGCGCTCGCCGACCGCGGGTGGCAGGCGGCCTGCCTCGCCGACGCCGCGTTGGCGAAGGGCCTCAACACCCACGGGGGAGCCCTCGTCTACACGCCGGTCGCCGAGGCTCACGGGCTGGACTCGACGCCGCTGGCGGCGGTGCTGGAGGGCTGA